ATAACGCATAGAGCACCTCGGGTATAGTGTaaagataattttatttgacCCATTTGGCCATTTTCGCGAATTCTTCTTTCTGTCCACCAGTTTCCAACTATAGCAGAcggaaaaaaatcagtaaaatgaaattgaactAATGACACATACTGGGCACTAGTCATATCCTATGCCACAAGATATAACTGATGACACAACACAAGACATGTACTGATTTGTGCCAATTTGATCAATATGATCgatcaaaaattaataattattaactgAATTAGCCATATCTATTAAACGGTACCAACACAGATCCAAAGCTGCGAAATTTGTACCTCTGACTTTACGTAGATGGATATCAGCATTTTGTTGATCTCGAAgaagtggatgaaaaaatgtgtaGACCAAATCACTTTGTGATATTTCAGGGGCCATTTTGAACAAGCTCTGAAGAAACTTCTCAATATCTGCTCGACGCTTATCCGCCACCTGTTTGATATTCGAACGGCCAACGCTCATCCCATTTGGAAGGCTGTACAAACaataagaattatttttatgatatcAGATGATGTCatgatattcaaattatttctgaTTATAGTTACAGTTGGCTAAATAGAAAATCTCGCTAAGATTATTCCAGTTTGATTTATAATATATCGTTTATAATAAGTTCAGTATCATTTTAAAGAATAAGGTAAGATTTTGTTGATAAGACATTACATATAAGCTAGGAATTAATAATACATCATATTCGTCTTTAGTAAAATGTTTGTAAATCTCCGccaatttttaacagtgtacGAAATTCGATATGTCATATTAATCatataaacaaaattattttaataggCATCGATAGTAAAACTAGTTTTTTATGGTGAATAATCAAAGAGAATGCTGATAGTGTGtttgcgatgaaaaaaaaaagaaggaaaattgaGTGGTGGGAGTTGGAAGGTGATAGGTCTACGTATGGCATGGTCAACATTCTGGTAATTAATCACGAGATAAGCCCAAGCGATCTAACAAGTGTTAGCAGTACACTCATGATAGCATGCTTTGTGACGTGTAGTAGTAtccattttttcaacgaattgcCATAGAGTTGGTATAAAGTATTGAACAGgtacaataattttgtttcCTAATATAGTGAGTGGTTTTCAAGAAAGGTGCAGTTAATTCTTTGAAATaggattgaatttattcaacatGTTCTATGCTAATAAGTATGTGGAAGTTGACACAGTCTGACGAATGGTATAAATATGTCAATGGCTCGTTGATAAAATGTGAATCACGTTTTCTAATAATATGTAAGAATCCAACGAGATTATTTGCAAGTTATTTGCGATTCGGACAAGTTTTTCCTGCAAAACTCGTACTGTGCTCATAAAAGACAATAATATCATTTTATTGTAGTACGTGGATTTTAAAGTAAATAATGCACAGTGATTGACTGTCATATCATTTGCGATAACTATGACAGAACACCATTTGTTTTATCTGATAGAATGAGCAGATAGCAGTACGTTGTATTGATAGTATCATTTAACGAATGGTAACGTATTAATATCATGTACTGATTTGGTTAGTTAAATCTGCACTCTAAATGTTTctgaaaaagtaaatatttcgGTTCTTGTATTAATTGTTAGTTATCAAACGAATCATTTGCTTCATACAAATGCCATGTTATTGATTGATTTAGAAATGTAGAACAAGCCCTAACTGCCAAACTCCCTATACATACAAGTGCTTTAACttctataaaaaattgaaatagttaataaaatttcgtttcaaaacATTCCTTTGTGTTGAAATGTTCATATTCAAATGTTCATATTTTCtgtatttctttgttttcatttGTCTTTTGGTTATTTAGACTTATAATTAGTTTGGCTAAAAAACCACAACATTTCTAGAACCGACAGTTACTCAATACAACAGTGTTTCTGTGGTCAATTCTAActatttttaaacattataTTATCTCATTTCTCTTGGCGATCGCATTGAATGCCACtgttaaataaaaactaaCAATGATTCAGAATCAATAAATCTTAAAGTGGCATGACAGTGATAACGACAGTTGATTTATAAACTTGTTCTAGGCATTCCCATGCAATCAAGCGGCTTGTGGTTGTAAAATCGAAGGAAGTTTAACTAGTGAAGTGTTTCAACATTGAAGAAGGTGTTGCAGCGGTTCGATCAAAATGGGCTTCAAATGGTTCAAGGCTCGCATCACGATAAGTAGAATGCCTGAATACTCTTCTGCGGCAGCGGGTTCCTACAGGACAACGTCATTTGACATGCctgattttcaatcaaataataattacacaacTTCGACTAACGGTCAAACCAATATTGATAAAACATCCATCACTAGGCCAGTTTCTTTGCCtgcattaaaattaaataatccaGTGGCTGAAGTAACAGGCACAGATAATATTTCAGAAGCAGTCGAACTGAACAGCAGTGACAATTCAAGTAAATCTTCAAAGAAAACGTCCGACGTAACACAGTCGGGACGAGAAATGTACAGCGGTTTAGGAATAAGAAATACCGCTCTCTTGAAAAAAGAGACGTTTGAAGAGGATTATAATCAGAATATCGGAAACGTTACGCCTAGACCTGCACAAAAAATGCACAAGGCTGAAtacaaaaggaaaaaagttAAAGCACCAGTcccgaaaagaaaattgagtaAGAGCAGTGGTGATATTTTAAGGAGTGGCAATTCAGAAGGTGTTACATTtacaaatgaaaagaaatcatCGCACACCAGTGATGTCGACGTTTAGTCTAGCTATActtatatacttataaaaCAATCTATCTTCAACGTAATATAGTCTATAGttacaaatttcattaaaaacatttttttcttcacggtTGATACCTACAGACCACTTGtagagaaaattaataaaagttTCTGATTTACTCTGCATAGTTCAAATACGGGGTGCAGAATGAAGACGGGTGATGATTTTATTGCTCGACGAAGGAATTGGTGATTTACCAACACATGACCTATATATGTACTTCATAGAATATTAAGTTGTTTCTATTCCATGGTAAGTAAGTTgcaaagaaagagagaatacATGGATAGCATATTACTAATATTTCGAGTGTAATTATATATGATGGTTTTGTTTacttgataaaattataattaatgatGTTTTATTAGAAATGTGATAAGTGTATGACACAAGTTAAAtaattatcgttatattatGCTCACAGAAGCTTTTGAAACCCTTGTATTATAGAATAGTGATTACTATATTATATAGTAATTGTTGTCAATAATGGCATGGTGACTTAacgaaaaaatctttttcctTCAATGATGCTAACATATATTCCTTATGAATAAAGAGTATGTGTTGAATAAACGAATAAGTGAATATTTGCAGTCTTACCTGGCAACTTTAGCAAGAGGGAAGTGAATGCACAGCTTCTGataaaattcacagaactcCTTGTAAGATCGAAACAGATATGTAGGATCAgcgtgattttttctttctattcttaatatatacatatagtactTTTCTGGATCATAACGTTTTTGGTATCCGTAAACTTGAACGCTTGTCAGTTGGCCTTCTTGCTGCATGCTAtaaatgggaaaatttcataaaatttagTCAATGTGAATAAAGCACCAAAACTGCGATTACATAATCGAATACTTACGTATATGTACGTGGAATAAACGATAGTAGCTCGCCATCGTTTTGCTCTCCAGAAAATCTAAGCTGTGCAAGattatgaaggaaaaaattgaattgcgTAAACCAATTTTTGAGCGAGCTTTCAATCATGCGAGCAAAAGTTGCAGCAGCTTCTGGGTTTGTTTGACCAGGGAGTAAGGCTTTCTGGACATAGTTCACAGCATCCATTGTAACCCCAGGAATTCCAGAAGAGGCCATCTGAGGATTAGTGTATACATTCATTTTCGACTTATCAAGATCCTCTTCTATTTCAATCTCTCTCAGCTTATCGTGGATTAATTTTGTCATGGTGGAATCAGTTCTCAATTGTTTCTCATGTGTCAAGTTCTccatttcaattatatttagaTACAAAAGCACGGTTTGTCGAGTAATTAATTTATGAAAGTATATCGAAACAGCAAAGTATTATATCGCGTGTCCCAAAggttattctattttcattctctccTGCACTCATGAAATTTAGCATTCGGATCACTCCTATGTTTTGCACTTCGATGAACTTCTATTCTCTTAATTTATATAAGTAAACTCATATTGTCAATAAATTATGTTCAATTGTTGTCAAGTTTGTGAATTTAGTTTTCAAGTCACATAATTATCAAAACAAAATCATTCAACATTCAACATAGCACTTTTTATGTATCCATATTTCcgttcaaattcaaaatacgtaTTGATATAGAATTCAAGGATTCGTAGACTTGGATTGTTAATTGCAAGATTTACATCCATCAGTAGTTAATATGGTTATTCGCCTGTCacaaatgatattttattactgCACATCACATCATGCTTCACCAAGGTTCTCTtagaataatgtaaaatattccGAGCACCAAGTCGTATTGTAGCGTGCAAGTTGTACGTGATTGTGGTTTGAAGTTTGATAACACTAAAGTGGATAAGACTTCacattatatgtacacatCAACTCTGTGGCGAGTTgtggtatttatttatatcagGAAGCACGTATGTCGACAAATTATACGCATTAAATTTGCGACTGAAAATACGCCTGAAAACAATGGCTTTAACGagattttaaatattatagacTGCAGCATATGGAAGAATTGAGAGAAACTGAAATGTTTGCGTCACATTTTTGTTCTCTTTGTCTCTCTTGAAAGTAGGAATAAATTATATCATAACACATCCTGTTTTTGTGAGCAAAATAGATAAGCTTATCTTAAGGTTCGACTTCAGCAACAGTTAACTGGTATCATTAAAaggtcgaaatttgaaaatatgcaaTAGTAATTCAATTATGCGTAATTGCCACAATTATTATGATCTCTAACTTAATTGCAAAAAGAAGTTTGTCAGATACATTAATTCTCTCAGATCgttcttctttctttgttGTGATGAAAGTTGATTAGcttcaaaattgttaaaagGGATACATACCAGTCCGAATAGATGGAGAATCAAGTTACTATGTTTTCGTACAATATTAAATGCCTGGCAACATAAATCTACGAAATGATGGAATTTCGCTGAAGGTTTGTCGCCACCATTTATAACGTATGCCATGTCAGATGTTAACACAAACGGTGTCCGATCTCTGAAAAATAGAACGTACAGTGAGAAATTGGAGCAAGTTTATATCCCAATTTACAAAAAGTAGGCTCAGAATTTTGTACCTCTTAAAATTTCCAAACATCTGGGCATCTCCCAAAAACTTGCCGAAATCAATGTGAAAAAGATGCCCCGATGTCTTGAGCATTATATTATCGTTGTGTCTATCACAAATACCGAGAATGTAAGTTGCTACACTATATCCAGCACAAGAAGCAGTGAAATTGGTCACTGCTCTTTCATATTCTAATTCAGACGGGTTGTGTTTCGCTAACCATTCTGCAATAGGTCGGTCTTTAAACGAGCCAGTCAAACCAAACTCGACTTGAATTTTTCGCAGAGTTTCTGCGTTAGTAACCATTTCAATCATGCCACGCTTGTAGCCAGTAGGAACGCAAGCGAAAGTCACCATTTTCAAGTCAAGACCTCCTTTCAGCCAAAGTTTATCCATGATACGAACCATTTGAAGGGTCAACATATCTTGTTGCAAATCATCGCCAACCTAAATTATtcgtttcattatttcatATAGCCTATAAGAGTTTTGGAGAGAAATCTGATTTCTATGTAAAAATTAAGTTTCTTTAAAAGCAGTTTTCAGTTTAAAAATATGCACCAAATGAATATACCTTGAAGATGGCAGGAATGATGGCGTTATCTGTACTAATAAAGCTGATCTTAAGGGGCAAGGTAAATGATGGGAAATAGGAACAAGTTTGGACGTTGATGCCGAATACTTCTCTGCTTGGAGATAGAGGTAGACATGTGCCATCATTTTCCATTAGTTGACTgtttatattttgtaaacCATTTTTAAGCGCTTCCATTCTCAACGAATCTTTcgttgtttttatattttctgcTACCTCGTGAAGGTTCTGTAACATAACAATCAGCGATTACAGTATTTTAAGTAACGTAATCAACATGATGAACCGTACCTTGACTAGACACTGTTGTGTAAGAAAACTATTTCTTAATGCATCCCCAACCACGGCAAGTAAGGCACGCAGCATCAATTGCAGTCTTCTATGGTACCTAGAGGCACTGATACTGTTGCCGTCATCTCCTGTTTGTGCATCAGaagaattctaaaatttttttaaacaaattgttattttcacgTCACACATTTTTCAGATGTGGGAGACGGATGAGCTCGGATAAGCATAGCGGATTTTGGGTacgattattgaaaaatcttgaatGAATGATTCaggagaaattttaaatagcgTTTGCAAAATGAATGGCTAAGTGAATGATAGAATAGGTCAGCATGCACTACATCATTGTTCGGTTTTTTAATGAAAGGATGATCCAACCTGTACCTGGGGACTCTGTCCCGGCAGTGATTGATTCAACAGCCAGTAAATGTGGTGTGCGACTCTAGGAGATAGAAGCGAGCGCTCGAGTAAAAAACGAGCGAGAGGAGATGCTTCATAGGTCTCGTGTTTCAGAGCTTGTAATAACTGAGGTAAATAATCTATCAGCTCATCGCTAGTAAGATCTCTGATCCAGCTTACAGCCATTTCTCGAACCTTCATGTCAGGAAAACTGGAAAGACAAACATCCATTATAGATAGACATGAGCTAGAAATATGTTGCTAGATGGTACCAACTCAAGTATAACATAGATTGCGAGATCAAATTAAAATGACGCACCATGGTAGGAGCAGCTGTAATGCCTGCACAGGTGGCAGTGGATTCCAGATACGCAACGATGCGTGTAAATCTGGCAGGCAAGCCCAATCCCAGCTGTGTGCTGCTAGCAACACTTTAGGTAATGCTTCAGGTCTGTCATGTAAATAATGTCTCTTCTCCcataaaatttctctctcttccaGAGGCGGTCTGCGATAtgaagtttatttttatagaaaCGGATGCATGGTATGTGGTAAAGGGTTTTATAAAGCAGTAGATGAGCTATACCTGAAAAACGTATCCTGTTGAGTTATGTCTACGAGAATTTCTTGCGTGTTGTGATCTAACGAGTTGAAGTCTAGAGATTTAATATCGTAATCTCTAAGTTCAGTGGGGAACAAGACTCTTCCACCATAATCGGGCAGTTCCAATCCAATTAGTGGTTGCACATTTCCATACGGATGAATTCCAGGGGCAGGAGCCGGCCCTAATCTCTTATCCGCATTGGGTGGCCACAACGTAAGGAAATAACTGCCTTGGGACATGACTCTGTACACGTAATACAAACAAATACAGGATAGAAATTTTAAAGAACGGATTTTCACTTGATTCAGATCAAACCAGAAAGAACAATTCatcaaatgtttttcaaatgttttttcttGAATATCATAAATCATATAAGCTATGAATTGATCAATGAAAATGCTCACCCATCGTAATCAAAAAACTGAAGTGCACCCCACCCAAGTTCTTCTTTGTGCATCGAACCTTCGGCTGAAGAATTAGACTCGTGCTCTGTGGGCTGCATGGTTCGACCATAGAGTACGAGAACCAGCCGAGCTTCTCTTGGTACTTGACATACGCTTATCCCTTGGAATTCCAGCCTAAAATATTCGTTAGGATTGTATGATAAAATCTTCTTATAAGTCTTATACTTGATatgtgaaatatattttaccaCGCATTGAATAAAACTCGCTGATAAAAACTTGAACCGAGTGTCATGGGTTCGGAAACAACTGGATGACCTACGGGTCGAGTCCCATGAAATATTTGGGCAGCTATGATGTAGTCGTCGTGTTTCCAAGTGGCTGGTAATCTATGAAGAGCTCCTACTCTGACGAGAACTGTATCTATAACTTCTGATGAAACTAAAGTATctgaagaaataataaatgtcGTTAAAGATTGTTACAGTTAGGACAAGTATACCTGATggcgaaaacgaaaaaatactaCTCACTGGTTGGATATTCTCCTCTAgtattcaattgaaaatcaactcTGAATGCATGGCAATAAGTTTCAACTAGGTCTTGGATAGCATCTCGTATTTTATGACAATTTGTCGCTATCACTTctggaaattttgtttttatagcTACAGGAGAGTAATCGCCTTCTTCGTGCAATGCATCCGGTTTTTTGCACTCATTATTAGCCGTTTGGGCTGAGGGCAAGAACTGACAGAAGGCATGCACAAAATTGTCGACAGCTTCTGTTATTTCAACAGTTTCGACATTTCCCATTAGCGCACAGACTGCCTTTATGGCCTGTACAACACCGCGTGGTTTAAATTGTGGAAAGAGACTAGAAGTATGATTTGTTGTTGCCATTTGCAATGCTGTTGTCTCCACACGCTCCATTTCTTTCTCAACAGTTTCTACAGCGTaacgttttaaaaatatatgattTATGTTGacatgttacaaaaattttttcaatttatttcacgtttTATTATCACAGATCTAAATTAGGTATCTAAATTGGACGA
This genomic stretch from Neodiprion pinetum isolate iyNeoPine1 chromosome 6, iyNeoPine1.2, whole genome shotgun sequence harbors:
- the Pi3K68D gene encoding phosphatidylinositol 4-phosphate 3-kinase C2 domain-containing subunit beta isoform X2; amino-acid sequence: MSNYSGNTHTRRQPVIDYDQQFQEDLERAQALSLESLALEKFKLQKEQLEYTGHVRRPYTSPHSNDNSSNDDSNTVEVDGAPISDRLHLRSRPRPGSFNTGQPRTTAIIAPPPPVPYRRNSSTPGTSNRGAAPDLINFTSPVKQDGLTSYCTPPPPPPKAPVEPKWENHPSLLRRAPKVSRSSSSASTFNPRDLRYHSPSPGPSTSTVPCTPGTPSTPGISPVMSRASSVSSNTHDSIPQIPPLPANYRTCTSPSVFGVSSPNYSVDNRQLDVLKVIEKKLNSNLIDLTVFEQNEDKTNVRVSVLEAFDPLLIKTEVNDEATLAARDDTDSQLSGSVYDPFDPFDYMYSTNESVNSDPVYAAVEKSAKSPAVSPAAPPPLPPRNSSAWNTIERRRTSLDRRQKRNTRLYENITVVKARASLHDCDLKAFHKMIKSVRGEFPFNNPSTNVGHVVSPMMENLYPDGTSIKIVVYPQLTTSTEDPVQPITFTCDVNCCVEHVILNVACTLDDEDTVNVDKYCLRVLGLAEYLVPNTTLAQYEYVHQCIKLEKDIELAILTRKQMKRSLARTLQDDNRDQCLRLEEILPNEPVQTICYDTLIILLETVEKEMERVETTALQMATTNHTSSLFPQFKPRGVVQAIKAVCALMGNVETVEITEAVDNFVHAFCQFLPSAQTANNECKKPDALHEEGDYSPVAIKTKFPEVIATNCHKIRDAIQDLVETYCHAFRVDFQLNTRGEYPTNTLVSSEVIDTVLVRVGALHRLPATWKHDDYIIAAQIFHGTRPVGHPVVSEPMTLGSSFYQRVLFNAWLEFQGISVCQVPREARLVLVLYGRTMQPTEHESNSSAEGSMHKEELGWGALQFFDYDGVMSQGSYFLTLWPPNADKRLGPAPAPGIHPYGNVQPLIGLELPDYGGRVLFPTELRDYDIKSLDFNSLDHNTQEILVDITQQDTFFRPPLEEREILWEKRHYLHDRPEALPKVLLAAHSWDWACLPDLHASLRIWNPLPPVQALQLLLPCFPDMKVREMAVSWIRDLTSDELIDYLPQLLQALKHETYEASPLARFLLERSLLSPRVAHHIYWLLNQSLPGQSPQNSSDAQTGDDGNSISASRYHRRLQLMLRALLAVVGDALRNSFLTQQCLVKNLHEVAENIKTTKDSLRMEALKNGLQNINSQLMENDGTCLPLSPSREVFGINVQTCSYFPSFTLPLKISFISTDNAIIPAIFKVGDDLQQDMLTLQMVRIMDKLWLKGGLDLKMVTFACVPTGYKRGMIEMVTNAETLRKIQVEFGLTGSFKDRPIAEWLAKHNPSELEYERAVTNFTASCAGYSVATYILGICDRHNDNIMLKTSGHLFHIDFGKFLGDAQMFGNFKRDRTPFVLTSDMAYVINGGDKPSAKFHHFVDLCCQAFNIVRKHSNLILHLFGLMASSGIPGVTMDAVNYVQKALLPGQTNPEAAATFARMIESSLKNWFTQFNFFLHNLAQLRFSGEQNDGELLSFIPRTYTMQQEGQLTSVQVYGYQKRYDPEKYYMYILRIERKNHADPTYLFRSYKEFCEFYQKLCIHFPLAKVASLPNGMSVGRSNIKQVADKRRADIEKFLQSLFKMAPEISQSDLVYTFFHPLLRDQQNADIHLRKVRVGNWWTERRIRENGQMGQIKLSLHYTRGALCVMVHHARGLPKVANAQEPNTYVKVYLKPDPTKATKRKTKVVKKNCHPSFMEMLEYRMPIEVIKDRTLEATIWNHDTLQENEFLGGIRLPLQRLNLTNETIEWFSLGSVR
- the Pi3K68D gene encoding phosphatidylinositol 4-phosphate 3-kinase C2 domain-containing subunit beta isoform X1, coding for MSNYSGNTHTRRQPVIDYDQQFQEDLERAQALSLESLALEKFKLQKEQLEYTGHVRRPYTSPHSNDNSSNDDSNTVEVDGAPISDRLHLRSRPRPGSFNTGQPRTTAIIAPPPPVPYRRNSSTPGTSNRGAAPDLINFTSPVKQDGLTSYCTPPPPPPKAPVEPKWENHPSLLRRAPKVSRSSSSASTFNPRDLRYHSPSPGPSTSTVPCTPGTPSTPGISPVMSRASSVSSNTHDSIPQIPPLPANYRTCTSPSVFGVSSPNYSVDNRQLDVLKVIEKKLNSNLIDLTVFEQNEDKTNVRVSVLEAFDPLLIKTEVNDEATLAARDDTDSQLSGSVYDPFDPFDYMYSTNESVNSDPVYAAVEKSAKSPAVSPAAPPPLPPRNSSAWNTIERRRTSLDRRQKRNTRLYENITVVKARASLHDCDLKAFHKMIKSVRGEFPFNNPSTNVGHVVSPMMENLYPDGTSIKIVVYPQLTTSTEDPVQPITFTCDVNCCVEHVILNVACTLDDEDTVNVDKYCLRVLGLAEYLVPNTTLAQYEYVHQCIKLEKDIELAILTRKQMKRSLARTLQDDNRDQCLRLEEILPNEPVQTICYDTLIILLETVEKEMERVETTALQMATTNHTSSLFPQFKPRGVVQAIKAVCALMGNVETVEITEAVDNFVHAFCQFLPSAQTANNECKKPDALHEEGDYSPVAIKTKFPEVIATNCHKIRDAIQDLVETYCHAFRVDFQLNTRGEYPTNTLVSSEVIDTVLVRVGALHRLPATWKHDDYIIAAQIFHGTRPVGHPVVSEPMTLGSSFYQRVLFNAWLEFQGISVCQVPREARLVLVLYGRTMQPTEHESNSSAEGSMHKEELGWGALQFFDYDGVMSQGSYFLTLWPPNADKRLGPAPAPGIHPYGNVQPLIGLELPDYGGRVLFPTELRDYDIKSLDFNSLDHNTQEILVDITQQDTFFRPPLEEREILWEKRHYLHDRPEALPKVLLAAHSWDWACLPDLHASLRIWNPLPPVQALQLLLPCFPDMKVREMAVSWIRDLTSDELIDYLPQLLQALKHETYEASPLARFLLERSLLSPRVAHHIYWLLNQSLPGQSPQVQNSSDAQTGDDGNSISASRYHRRLQLMLRALLAVVGDALRNSFLTQQCLVKNLHEVAENIKTTKDSLRMEALKNGLQNINSQLMENDGTCLPLSPSREVFGINVQTCSYFPSFTLPLKISFISTDNAIIPAIFKVGDDLQQDMLTLQMVRIMDKLWLKGGLDLKMVTFACVPTGYKRGMIEMVTNAETLRKIQVEFGLTGSFKDRPIAEWLAKHNPSELEYERAVTNFTASCAGYSVATYILGICDRHNDNIMLKTSGHLFHIDFGKFLGDAQMFGNFKRDRTPFVLTSDMAYVINGGDKPSAKFHHFVDLCCQAFNIVRKHSNLILHLFGLMASSGIPGVTMDAVNYVQKALLPGQTNPEAAATFARMIESSLKNWFTQFNFFLHNLAQLRFSGEQNDGELLSFIPRTYTMQQEGQLTSVQVYGYQKRYDPEKYYMYILRIERKNHADPTYLFRSYKEFCEFYQKLCIHFPLAKVASLPNGMSVGRSNIKQVADKRRADIEKFLQSLFKMAPEISQSDLVYTFFHPLLRDQQNADIHLRKVRVGNWWTERRIRENGQMGQIKLSLHYTRGALCVMVHHARGLPKVANAQEPNTYVKVYLKPDPTKATKRKTKVVKKNCHPSFMEMLEYRMPIEVIKDRTLEATIWNHDTLQENEFLGGIRLPLQRLNLTNETIEWFSLGSVR
- the Pi3K68D gene encoding phosphatidylinositol 4-phosphate 3-kinase C2 domain-containing subunit beta isoform X3; amino-acid sequence: MSNYSGNTHTRRQPVIDYDQQFQEDLERAQALSLESLALEKFKLQKEQLEYTGHVRRPYTSPHSNDNSSNDDSNTVEVDGAPISDRLHLRSRPRPGSFNTGQPRTTAIIAPPPPVPYRRNSSTPGTSNRGAAPDLINFTSPVKQDGLTSYCTPPPPPPKAPVEPKWENHPSLLRRAPKVSRSSSSASTFNPRDLRYHSPSPGPSTSTVPCTPGTPSTPGISPVMSRASSIPPLPANYRTCTSPSVFGVSSPNYSVDNRQLDVLKVIEKKLNSNLIDLTVFEQNEDKTNVRVSVLEAFDPLLIKTEVNDEATLAARDDTDSQLSGSVYDPFDPFDYMYSTNESVNSDPVYAAVEKSAKSPAVSPAAPPPLPPRNSSAWNTIERRRTSLDRRQKRNTRLYENITVVKARASLHDCDLKAFHKMIKSVRGEFPFNNPSTNVGHVVSPMMENLYPDGTSIKIVVYPQLTTSTEDPVQPITFTCDVNCCVEHVILNVACTLDDEDTVNVDKYCLRVLGLAEYLVPNTTLAQYEYVHQCIKLEKDIELAILTRKQMKRSLARTLQDDNRDQCLRLEEILPNEPVQTICYDTLIILLETVEKEMERVETTALQMATTNHTSSLFPQFKPRGVVQAIKAVCALMGNVETVEITEAVDNFVHAFCQFLPSAQTANNECKKPDALHEEGDYSPVAIKTKFPEVIATNCHKIRDAIQDLVETYCHAFRVDFQLNTRGEYPTNTLVSSEVIDTVLVRVGALHRLPATWKHDDYIIAAQIFHGTRPVGHPVVSEPMTLGSSFYQRVLFNAWLEFQGISVCQVPREARLVLVLYGRTMQPTEHESNSSAEGSMHKEELGWGALQFFDYDGVMSQGSYFLTLWPPNADKRLGPAPAPGIHPYGNVQPLIGLELPDYGGRVLFPTELRDYDIKSLDFNSLDHNTQEILVDITQQDTFFRPPLEEREILWEKRHYLHDRPEALPKVLLAAHSWDWACLPDLHASLRIWNPLPPVQALQLLLPCFPDMKVREMAVSWIRDLTSDELIDYLPQLLQALKHETYEASPLARFLLERSLLSPRVAHHIYWLLNQSLPGQSPQVQNSSDAQTGDDGNSISASRYHRRLQLMLRALLAVVGDALRNSFLTQQCLVKNLHEVAENIKTTKDSLRMEALKNGLQNINSQLMENDGTCLPLSPSREVFGINVQTCSYFPSFTLPLKISFISTDNAIIPAIFKVGDDLQQDMLTLQMVRIMDKLWLKGGLDLKMVTFACVPTGYKRGMIEMVTNAETLRKIQVEFGLTGSFKDRPIAEWLAKHNPSELEYERAVTNFTASCAGYSVATYILGICDRHNDNIMLKTSGHLFHIDFGKFLGDAQMFGNFKRDRTPFVLTSDMAYVINGGDKPSAKFHHFVDLCCQAFNIVRKHSNLILHLFGLMASSGIPGVTMDAVNYVQKALLPGQTNPEAAATFARMIESSLKNWFTQFNFFLHNLAQLRFSGEQNDGELLSFIPRTYTMQQEGQLTSVQVYGYQKRYDPEKYYMYILRIERKNHADPTYLFRSYKEFCEFYQKLCIHFPLAKVASLPNGMSVGRSNIKQVADKRRADIEKFLQSLFKMAPEISQSDLVYTFFHPLLRDQQNADIHLRKVRVGNWWTERRIRENGQMGQIKLSLHYTRGALCVMVHHARGLPKVANAQEPNTYVKVYLKPDPTKATKRKTKVVKKNCHPSFMEMLEYRMPIEVIKDRTLEATIWNHDTLQENEFLGGIRLPLQRLNLTNETIEWFSLGSVR